Proteins found in one Sorghum bicolor cultivar BTx623 chromosome 1, Sorghum_bicolor_NCBIv3, whole genome shotgun sequence genomic segment:
- the LOC8061183 gene encoding putative cyclin-dependent kinase F-2, which yields MECVGPSLHDLLRQRHCAGIPPPPEAIVRAVMWQLLTGAKKMHDAHVVHRDIKTNNILVGDDDITVKICDFGLAMRMDASPPPYEPVGTLWYMAPEMLLGKPDYDALVDTWSLGCVMAELINGSPLFVHSNAAGQLAAIFDVLGVPDETTWPWFSSTPFATQVQVVTCVKQRSLLREVFPKTKLSEEGFQVLSGLLTCNPDKRLTAAAALKHPWFTKM from the coding sequence ATGGAGTGCGTCGGCCCGAGCCTCCACGACCTCCTCCGCCAGCGCCACTGCGCTGGGATACCGCCGCCACCCGAGGCGATCGTGCGCGCCGTCATGTGGCAGCTGCTCACGGGAGCCAAGAAGATGCACGACGCCCACGTCGTCCACCGGGACATCAAGACGAACAACATCCTCGTCGGCGACGACGACATCACCGTCAAGATCTGCGACTTTGGGCTCGCCATGCGCATGgacgcgtcgccgccgccgtacgAGCCCGTCGGCACGCTGTGGTACATGGCGCCCGAGATGCTGCTGGGGAAGCCCGACTACGACGCCCTCGTTGACACCTGGTCGCTCGGCTGCGTGATGGCGGAGCTCATCAATGGGTCACCTCTGTTCGTGCACAGCAATGCAGCAGGCCAGCTCGCCGCCATCTTCGACGTCCTCGGCGTGCCAGATGAAACGACGTGGCCGTGGTTCTCGTCCACACCGTTCGCCACCCAGGTCCAGGTGGTGACATGCGTGAAGCAACGCAGCCTACTGCGCGAGGTGTTCCCCAAGACGAAGCTGTCCGAGGAAGGATTCCAAGTACTCAGCGGGCTGCTCACATGCAACCCCGACAAGCGGCTCACGGCAGCTGCCGCGCTCAAGCACCCATGGTTCACCAAGATGTAG
- the LOC8084118 gene encoding putative cyclin-dependent kinase F-2: protein MARILITNFLPRRASPPPPAILPLPPASSPRNHPQALMAACVEAAATGVRDPGAARNNRARARIAVGTTDDYEEICCLGMGAFGAVVKARHRGTGQTVAIKRLAAADICGEMKLLREACLLEASGRDNPFVVGFHGVARNPPTMDLCLVMECVGPSLNDLLYQSRCAGMPPPPEAIVRAVMWQLLTGAKKMHDAHVVHRDIKPENILVGGEGSTVKICDFGLAIRMDESPPYEHVGTLWYMAPEMLLGKPDYDALVDTWSLGCVMAELISGSPLFMASDDAGQLAAIFEVLGAPDQTTWPWFSSTPFAALVQMMPELHMKRSNLLREEFPKTKLSEEGFQLLSGLLTCNPDKRLTAAAALKHPWFKKMNAP, encoded by the coding sequence ATGGCACGCATCCTCATCACCAACTTCCTGCCGCGCCGCGCCTCTCCCCCACCTCCCGCGATCCTGCCCCTGCCACCAGCAAGCAGTCCGCGGAATCATCCACAAGCCCTAATGGCCGCCTGCGTCGAGGCAGCAGCCACCGGCGTCCGCGACCCCGGCGCCGCGCGCAACAACAGGGCCCGGGCGCGCATCGCCGTGGGCACCACCGATGACTACGAGGAGATCTGCTGCCTCGGGATGGGCGCCTTCGGCGCCGTCGTCAAGGCGCGCCACCGCGGCACCGGCCAGACCGTCGCCATCAagcgcctcgccgccgccgacatCTGCGGCGAGATGAAGCTGTTGCGGGAGGCGTGCTTACTCGAGGCGAGCGGCCGTGACAACCCGTTCGTCGTCGGCTTCCACGGCGTCGCCCGCAACCCGCCCACCATGGACCTCTGCCTCGTCATGGAGTGTGTCGGTCCGAGCCTCAACGACCTCCTCTACCAAAGCCGCTGCGCTGGGATGCCGCCGCCACCCGAGGCGATCGTGCGCGCCGTCATGTGGCAGCTGCTCACGGGAGCCAAGAAGATGCACGACGCCCACGTCGTCCACCGGGACATCAAGCCCGAAAACATCCTCGTCGGCGGCGAAGGCAGCACCGTCAAGATCTGCGATTTTGGGCTCGCCATACGCATGGACGAGTCGCCGCCGTACGAGCACGTCGGCACGCTCTGGTATATGGCGCCCGAGATGCTGCTGGGGAAGCCCGACTACGACGCCCTCGTCGACACCTGGTCGCTCGGCTGCGTGATGGCGGAGCTCATCAGCGGGTCACCTCTGTTCATGGCCTCCGATGATGCTGGCCAGCTCGCCGCCATCTTCGAAGTCCTCGGCGCGCCAGATCAAACGACGTGGCCATGGTTCTCGTCCACGCCGTTCGCCGCCCTGGTCCAGATGATGCCGGAGCTACACATGAAGCGGAGCAACCTACTGCGGGAGGAGTTTCCCAAGACGAAGCTGTCCGAGGAAGGATTCCAGCTACTCAGCGGTCTGCTTACTTGCAACCCCGACAAGCGGCTCACGGCAGCTGCCGCGCTCAAGCACCCATGGTTCAAGAAGATGAACGCACCGTAG
- the LOC8084120 gene encoding basic blue protein, whose translation MASKQMLLLAVAVAVAVAFLPALDAATEHWVGDGKGWMLGFNYTAWAQTKQFKVGDTLVFKYNKPSHTVVEVSGADFAACSPPETAKVLTTGQDKVALDSPGRRWFVCSVGAHCLNGMKVRIDVLAADDNAVSPAAPAPSGPASNVQARLALAVLAVAAVAAVLVL comes from the exons ATGGCTTCCAAGCAGATGCTCctgctcgccgtcgccgtcgccgtcgccgtcgcgttCCTCCCGGCGCTCGACGCCGCCACGGAGCACTGGGTGGGCGACGGCAAGGGCTGGATGCTCGGCTTCAACTACACTGCATGGGCCCAGACAAAGCAGTTCAAGGTCGGCGACACGCTAG TGTTCAAGTACAACAAACCCAGCCACACCGTGGTGGAGGTCAGCGGCGCCGACTTCGCGGCGTGCAGCCCGCCGGAGACCGCCAAGGTGCTGACCACCGGCCAGGACAAGGTCGCGCTCGACAGCCCCGGCCGGCGGTGGTTCGTCTGCAGCGTCGGCGCGCACTGCCTCAACGGCATGAAGGTCAGGATCGACGTCCTCGCCGCTGACGACAACGCCGTGTCTCCCGCGGCTCCGGCGCCTTCCGGCCCCGCGTCCAACGTCCAGGCGCGCCTCGCGCTGGCCGTGCTCGCCGTCGCGGCGGTCGCGGCCGTGCTCGTGCTCTAG
- the LOC8084121 gene encoding kinesin-like protein KIF7 — protein MCEGRRPADASRARWAAAAELRRREAAADAQLAAARARLAEALAELERARARAAELQRRLEQTYGKRRRLVEEAQGRIHEIRARLRHHQDQDRDREHEQEQQQPPAGGTPSSSS, from the coding sequence ATGTGCGAGGGGAGGCGGCCGGCGGACGCGAGTCGGGCgaggtgggcggcggcggcggagctgcGGCGGAGGGAGGCGGCGGCCGACGCGCagctggcggcggcgcgggcgcgccTGGCGGAGGCGCTGGCGGAGCTggagcgggcgcgggcgcgcgcCGCCGAGCTGCAGCGGCGCCTGGAGCAGACCTACGGCAAACGCCGGCGACTCGTCGAGGAGGCCCAAGGCCGGATCCACGAGATCCGCGCGCGCCTCCGCCACCACCAGGACCAGGACCGGGATCGGGAGcacgagcaggagcagcagcagcccccCGCGGGCGGCActccgtcctcgtcctcgtag
- the LOC8061184 gene encoding 25.3 kDa vesicle transport protein, which yields MVKLTMIARVTDGLPLAEGLDDGRDLKDADFYKQQAKLLFKNLSKGHHEASRMSIETGPYYFHYIIEGRVCYLTMCDRSYPKKLAFQYLEDLKNEFERVNGNQIETAARPYAFIKFDTFIQKTKKLYLDTRTQRNLAKLNDELYEVHQIMTRNVQEVLGVGEKLDQVSEMSSRLTSDTRIYADKAKDLNRQALIRKYAPVAIVIGVVLMLFWLKNKIW from the exons ATGGTGAAGCTGACAATGATAGCCCGTGTCACTGATGGCCTTCCACTGGCAGAAGGGTTGGATGATGGGCGAGATTTGAAGGATGCTGATTTCTACAAGCAGCAAGCTAAACTTCTTTTCAAGAACTTGTCAAAAGGGCATCACGAAGCTTCACGGATGTCAATTGAGACAGGGCCCTACTATTTCCA CTACATCATTGAGGGCCGAGTATGTTATCTGACTATGTGTGACCGCTCTTATCCGAAGAAACTCGCATTCCAGTACCTAGAAGATTTGAAAAATGAATTTGAGAGGGTCAATGGCAACCAAATTGAAACTGCTGCAAGGCCGTATGCTTTTATCAAGTTTG ATACATTCATCCAGAAGACTAAGAAACTGTATTTGGATACAAGAACTCAAAGAAACCTCGCAAAACTGAATGATGAACTCTATGAGGTGCATCAAATTATGACTCGCAATGTTCAAGAGGTTCTGGGTGTTGGTGAAAAGCTAGACC AGGTCAGTGAAATGTCAAGTAGGTTGACTTCTGATACAAGAATATATGCAGATAAGGCAAAGGACCTCAACCGGCAG GCGTTGATTCGGAAGTATGCTCCCGTCGCCATTGTCATTGGGGTAGTATTGATGCTGTTTTGGCTCAAGAACAAGATATGGTGA
- the LOC8084122 gene encoding probable inactive leucine-rich repeat receptor-like protein kinase At3g03770, with amino-acid sequence MATPSHLLLIFFSAFLALIPETTQLQPSQVWTLIKIQQLLNNPPMVSHWRHSTDFCGGAGGSMGPAGTAAVLCYGDTVTQLHIAGAAGAPPLPRNFSIGAVVTTLSRFPDLKVLTLSGLGLWGPLPGKLGRLASLEIVNMSGNYLFGAVPRGMSRLVGLQTLVLDDNMLGGEVPAWIGALPSLAVLSLRNNTFQGAVPESLGTAPSLRSLVLASNNLSGNLPDMSRQSNLQVLDVGGNSLGPAFPRLGRKVVTVVLSRNRFGGGLPPELGSFYLLEHLDVSWNRFVGPFAPALLSLPSIRYLNIAGNRFTGTLSDKAPCGDNLRFVDLSLNLLMGSVPTCLRSPDRKPDTVVLVSTNCLDDSDGSQHPSPFCQNQALAVGIVPGGKERKKIASQAGFVAGIVMAILVAISAVGLIVFFAVRRAAMKGSESRAPTTSEEENSSTGYPSKLLADARYISQTVKLGALGIPSYRSFSLVELEAATNDFENSHLLGQDSHGEMYRGRLGNGTPVTIRTLKMKRSQTTQSINRHIEMISRLRHQNLVSALGHCFEYDLHESTVTQLYIVFEYVQNGNLRSRISQGTEGCRLTWSQRISAVIGVAKGIQFLHGGIIPSLVGNDLSITNILLDQNHVAKIGSYNIPILAEAMKSEQGGAGNKSQTDSRMKSDKADIFDFGVILLEVVSGKTITSMYEVEILKELLAWAIADEDRVRKRSFADPAVSKGCSDESLRTVMEICQRCLAKEASQRPSVEDVLWNLQFAAQVQDDWELDAWSSSGGSPVSSSSRATRSSRLQLSR; translated from the exons ATGGCGACGCCGAGCCATCTCCTGCTCATCTTCTTCTCGGCGTTTCTTGCATTGATCCCGGAGACCACGCAGCTCCAGCCTTCGCAGGTATGGACTCTGATCAAGATCCAGCAGCTCCTGAACAACCCTCCAATGGTCAGCCACTGGCGCCACAGCACCGACTtctgcggcggcgccggcggctccATGGGTCCGGCGGGCACGGCGGCCGTCCTGTGCTACGGGGACACTGTGACGCAGCTCCACATCGCCGGCGCAGCGGGCGCGCCGCCTCTGCCCCGGAACTTCTCCATCGGGGCCGTCGTCACGACGCTGTCCAGGTTCCCCGACCTCAAGGTGCTCACGCTGTCCGGGCTCGGCCTCTGGGGGCCCTTGCCGGGCAAGCTCGGTCGGCTCGCCTCGCTGGAGATCGTCAACATGAGCGGGAACTACCTCTTTGGCGCGGTCCCGCGGGGAATGTCGCGCCTCGTCGGCCTCCAGACGCTGGTCCTCGACGACAACATGCTGGGCGGCGAGGTACCCGCCTGGATCGGCGCGCTGCCGTCGCTGGCCGTGCTGAGCCTGCGGAACAACACGTTCCAGGGCGCCGTGCCGGAGTCCCTCGGGACCGCGCCGTCGCTGCGGTCGCTCGTGCTCGCGTCCAACAACCTGTCCGGGAACCTGCCGGACATGAGCCGGCAGAGCAACCTCCAGGTGCTCGACGTCGGCGGCAACTCGCTCGGGCCGGCGTTCCCCAGGCTTGGGAGGAAGGTGGTCACCGTGGTCCTGAGCAGGAACAGGTTCGGCGGCGGCCTCCCGCCAGAGCTGGGCTCGTTTTACCTCCTGGAGCATCTGGACGTGTCGTGGAACCGCTTCGTCGGGCCGTTCGCGCCGGCGCTGCTCTCCCTGCCGTCCATCCGGTACCTGAACATCGCCGGCAACAGGTTCACCGGGACTCTGTCCGACAAGGCGCCGTGCGGAGACAACCTCCGGTTCGTCGACCTGTCGCTGAACCTCCTCATGGGGAGCGTGCCGACCTGCTTGAGGTCACCGGACAGGAAGCCTGACACGGTGGTGCTCGTGTCCACCAACTGCCTGGATGACAGCGACGGTTCGCAACACCCGTCACCGTTCTGCCAGAACCAGGCCTTGGCCGTGGGGATAGTGCCCGGCGGCAAGGAGAGGAAGAAGATCGCAAGCCAGGCAGGCTTCGTGGCCGGCATTGTGATGGCGATCCTTGTCGCCATTTCTGCTGTCGGTCTCATCGTCTTCTTCGCTGTGAGGAGGGCAGCCATGAAAGGTTCTGAGTCGAGGGCTCCCACAACTTCGGAGGAGGAAAATTCTTCGACTGGTTACCCTTCCAAGCTGCTCGCTGATGCAC GATACATATCACAGACGGTGAAACTAGGAGCCCTGGGAATCCCGTCATACAGATCATTCTCTTTGGTCGAACTTGAAGCTGCAACCAATGACTTTGAAAACTCTCACCTGCTGGGACAAGACTCTCACGGCGAG ATGTACCGAGGAAGGTTAGGCAATGGCACGCCAGTGACGATCAGGActctgaagatgaagaggaGCCAGACTACCCAGAGCATCAACCGCCACATCGAGATGATCTCCAGGCTCAGGCATCAGAACCTGGTCAGCGCTCTGGGACACTGCTTTGAGTACGATCTCCATGAGTCCACTGTGACCCAGCTGTACATCGTGTTCGAGTACGTGCAGAATGGGAACCTGAGGAGCAGGATCTCGC AAGGGACTGAAGGGTGCAGACTTACCTGGTCACAGAGGATATCGGCCGTCATAGGTGTCGCCAAGGGTATCCAGTTCCTGCACGGAGGGATCATACCTAGCCTAGTTGGAAACGATCTGAGTATCACGAACATCCTTCTGGATCAGAACCATGTCGCCAAAATCGGCAGCTACAACATCCCGATCCTAGCAGAGGCCATGAAATCCGAGCAGGGAGGAGCTGGAAACAAGTCCCAAACCGACAG TCGGATGAAGAGCGATAAGGCAGACATCTTTGACTTCGGGGTGATCCTACTTGAGGTTGTGTCTGGGAAGACCATCACGTCCATGTATGAAGTGGAGATCCTGAAAGAGCTG CTTGCATGGGCGATtgccgacgaggaccgggtgagaAAGAGGAGCTTCGCAGACCCCGCGGTGAGCAAAGGGTGCTCAGACGAATCGCTGAGGACGGTCATGGAGATCTGCCAGAGGTGCCTGGCCAAGGAGGCGTCGCAGCGGCCGTCGGTGGAGGACGTGCTATGGAACCTGCAGTTCGCCGCCCAGGTGCAGGACGACTGGGAGCTGGATGCCTGGAGCAGCAGCGGAGGAAGCCCAGTGTCGTCGTCGTCCAGGGCCACCAGGTCGAGCCGGCTACAATTGAGCAGATGA